ATCTAGCAGCCCGACTCACTAGTCCTCTATCGCAAAAGTTTTGATAGGTTTGTAGTAAGCACTTTAGTGCTTAAAAATTCAGGACTAAAGTCCTTACTACAAACGATTTTTAATTGGTATTACTTGCCTTTTACCGAATGTTGCACCAGCCAGCAATGTAAGCCCACCATTAACAGCGCTAATGGCAGCATCAACATGGGGATGATTTCTAAACTTGTCCAATTTGCAACCCAACCGGCTCCAGTGGGTATAATCGCAGCCCCCAAACTGGCGGCACTAGTGGCAATGCTAACAGCCGCAGGAACATGGGGATCAGGTAATCGTTGAGGGATTAACCAAATGGTTGCAGGAAAAATGGCTGCCAACCCAAAGCCAATCAACGGTAAGCTAATCCATTGATCTGGCAGTTGCCACCAAGCAAGCAACCCAATGATTACAAGACTGAGCGACATACTGATTGTGCGGACTGCTCCAAGCCGTTGCAAGAAATAACCTAAGATGAAACGTCCCAATGTTAATCCCACCCAGTAGGCACTAACGCTGTAACCAGCTATCAGCGTGGGAGTATGACGAGCGACAGACTGCACAGTGTATGCCCAGTTGCCGATACAGGCTTCAGTGCCAACATAAACCAGCAAAAGTAGCCCAGTTAGCAATACTATCGGAGTTTGCAGCGCTCTGCCCAGATTTTCTAACGCAGTTGTCTTTGAGGGCAATACCCTTACTGTCATTGGTGTGTAGTTGAAGATGATTACGCCCAACACGCTGACAATTAATAGGCTGACAATCCCGGCTAATACTCCATAAACTTGTCGCCAGTTCATGCCAACTGCCAACAAAGTAGTAGCGATCGCGGAGCCTGAAAGTGCGCCAATACCATAGAAAGCATGGAGCAAACCAATCAAATTGGCACTGCGGGAATCTTGCACAATGTAAGTGTTAATGCCTGCATCAATCAACCCAATGCCCAATCCCAACGCCGATCCTGCCGCAACCATGAGAAACCAGGAGGGTGAGATGGCATAAATTATCAGTGCCATCGTCAGCGCACCCGCAGCAATCAACAGCATTCGCGCTAACCCCAGCCGACTACTCACCAGACTACTAGTGACTGCTGCCAGAATGTAACCGCTAATTTGACTGAGAAACAGCAGGGTGACGGTTGCTGGAGTCAGGTTATAGGTAGAGAGAATGGAGGGCAGAAGAACTCCTAATCCTGCTTCAGCTATACCAATGGCAATAAAGGCATAAAAGGCGATCGCCGAACCTATCCACAGAGGCGGTAAGGTGCGTTGATAGTCTGTCATTGGCTGGAATGCTCCTGAACTGCTAAGTTTAAGGGAGCCATTGTAATCCCTTATTCTGTAATTTATGCTCGATCTGCTGCATTTCCTGGATAGTTTCTCCAGTCACGATCGCATAAATTTCGGTGTAGATTTTTCCGTATTTGACCCTCTCTAAAGCCGACAGAACGATCAAGTCTTTGCGATCTAGTTCTGGTTTTAAGGTGACTAAAATTGAATCTAACGTTCCTTCCATGCGGTAGCTACTAGAATATTTAGCAACTTCCTTTCCCAATCCCAGTAGGGTGTGACGCTGCAAGCACAACGGAGTCGATCCATTGACTCGGAAATTGGCATCGATTGCATAAAACAGCCCGTCCCGATCTTCAAGTACATCGAACCCAATCACGCCGAAATAACCCTGTTTGTAAGCATACTCACCAATGGCGGCAATCATCTCAAAGAACTTGCTCATGTCAGTGTTGCGGTAGTCAATCAGTCCCCCTAAATAATTACCTTCTGGAGTGACGAGTTGGCTGGTAGTGCCGATGAGGGTTATCTCTCCCGTTTTGTTGATATAGAACTGTACGCAGTAATTCTGTATCTCATTCTTAACGAACTCCGAGACAATAATCCGATCAAGCAACTTAATATTGAGATATTTCCTGATTTCTTCAAAACAGTAATTCAGATCGCCGAGGCTTTTGATGATATAAGTGCCTTCCCCTGAGAGTCCGTGGGAAGTTTTAATTAAGTAGGGGAATTGTGGTAAATGAATGTCTTCTAGACTACAGGTGCGTAAATCGTAACTCTCGTATTTTGGACATTGCACACCCAGTTCGGCTAGGGTTACTTTGCTGAGTAAACGGTAATGAGTGTCTGAATCAATAGCGTGTTTTTCTTTTTTGAGGCGATCAAAGGGAAATAGAGTGATGAGTTTGTCAAAGCGTTCGCTGTGGCTGAGATCGTCCAGGTAAGTCAATCGATCCATTATCAACCTATTGGAGTAGCTAAAGCCAAAATGCTCTTGCCAGTATGCAAGCAGCGACTTTGGTGGCGGATTAATCGCAATTCCTGGAATGCGATCGCCTAATACAGCTAAAATTTTCCAAGGTTCCTTTTGGCAAATCTTGTCAAAGGAGGTTTTGGTGGCTTCACTACTGCCATCTTGAATAAAATATTTTTCCAGATTGGGATAAGCAGCCCAACTGGCAGTTGCAGGGTAATTTAGGATAAACCCATAAGATGCATCTGTGATATCTTGAGCAAACAGATCGGAAAGAGAACTCCCTTGAAAGTATTGAAAGTTATATTGTGAGTTCATTTCGCCCTCCCAGAAACCGCATCCTCAAACAATTGGACAGATACATCTTGTATCTGCACTCCTGCCAGCAAAACCCGATCTTGCTCAGAGACAATTTCTTTAGTAATTCCAGCTAAGGCTTGGGTAAATTTCGGTGAAATCAATCTATCTTTTGGTTGATTTTGTTTGTAAATCAGTTGCAATTGTTTTGTTTTACTAGATTTTATAGCCTGAAAATTGCTATATTTTTTTTGCATAAAGCTAATATTTGATAATTGACTTTTATTTATATATCTTACTTATCTTTTAATTAACTCTATCAAACGAAATAAGTAAATTAGTTTATTTATTATCTGATGATTGCAGAGACGGCGATTTATCGCGTCTCTTGCCTTAACCGAAATTATTTAACAGACACCTAATCTAAAACCCCCATACCTTAGATGTACAGGGGTTATTTCAGCTTGTGCAAAATGGTTTAATGAAAAGGTTAACTTGTATTTCATCCAATTAAAAACTTAAACATATCCATAGGCAAAGCTGTACTGATCGAGCCAAAAAAGCCCTAAAAATGTTGGGTTTTGTTCTTCAACCCAACCTGCGTAGTTTAAGCTTTTTGGGGCTAATCCAAGCGTCTTGCATCTCACAAATCAACGATGAAACTGTCTCGTAGATGAAAGTCAGCCTCCGCGCCTCGATGAGTTAACGCCCAGTAAGTCACCTCGCCATCTCTATGTTTAATAACTGTAGTAATGGCAACTTCAATTTCTTGTTCTGCCGAGACAATTTTATTCAAATCAACATTTAAAGCCAGTTCTAGACTATCAGCGTGATTCTGAACGCTAAACGGTAGCTTTTCAAAAGCTGTTTCTTCTTGCATCCCTTGACGATAGCCATCAAAACGATAGACATTCCAGTGTCCGGCGGGGGAGAGATTAAACTCCCAATACCGTGCAGAATCTTTGATACCAAGGAAGAATTCAAAGCAGGTGTCTTCCCACAATTCATGCTTGCGTGATGGTGCATTTGATGGTGGGTAAATTGCAATTTCTTTTAAGTCACCTCCAAGGTTGTAGTCAATGGCAAGTTGATTAGCATTTCGAGAGATATTGCCTGTAATTTTCAAATTAGAAAATAACTCAGTAGAAAAGAAAGGTTGCAGGGAAAATGTCTGCTTGTTCATTTCATATCTTGGATAATTTTGCGAATCTGCGTTTCTTGAGATTCAATACTTTCGGTCAGCTTAAACTGGACGATCGCTCTTGCTAAATTATGTTCTGGGTGCTTAACTTTAAAGTAGACATTCCCTGCTAAATAATCAGCAAAAAATCTCAGTCCTAGTTCAAAAGTAATTAGACGGATGGCATCATAGATGTATGCATAATCATTTTCGGTCAGAAATGCTTTAGCCACAGCGAGATAACCCTGGAGGATTTCCTGACATAAATCGGTATCGAAATAAATACTTTCCCAATTTTCGGTTTCTTCACCAGCCGGATTGCAACCCGATCGCAGACAATCACCAATATCGTAATGTACCAGACCGGGTTTTACGGTGTCCAGGTCGATGACACTAACGGCTTGCTGGGTAACAATGTCAAACATCACGTTATTAATTTTGGGATCGCCGTGCATCAGACGCAGAGGTAGCTTGCCTTCAGCTTTGGCATTTTCTAGGATATGTGCAAAGGTTTGGCGATCACTAACAAACTGTAAACAATAATTAACTTCCGAAGATTGACGCACACTAGTTTTTGGCAAAACTTCCTCGTAATGCTGGAGATAAAAGGGTGTAATATGAAACCCTTCGAGGGTGTCAGCTAGTTTTTCTGCTGGCAAATCACTGATTAAATTGTGGAACATCCCCAAGGCATAACCGATTTCTTTCGCGTGGGAGCGATCGCGCATACTATCAAAGGACTGGGAGCCTTCAATAAAGCTGATTGCCCGCCAAAATGAGCCGTCTGCATCCTTCCAATGGTCTTGAGCGTTTTTGGTCAACAGTACGCGTGGCACTTCCCAGCGACGATTCAGGGGTGTATCCTGCAACCTTTTTTGAACGTGTTCAGTTAAGGTACGCATATTCTGCATAATCAGTTGTGGCTGACGAAACACTTGCGTGTTAATGCGTTGCAGGACAAAATGTTGTTCTTTTGAGGAATCTAGAGTTGCTAAAAAAGTGTCATTGATATTACCACTGCCAAATGCTTTAACGCCTGTAACCTTTCCCAGTTGGGCGAATTGGTTAGCGATCGCCACCAGATTTTCTGCACCGTGTGTATTAAATTCTTCTATCATCAGTTTGACCTGTACTACTCCTCACGTACATTGCACGAAAGCAATAGGGGATATCGTAGCGCAAGTATCAAGATAATTCGTAATTCGTAATACTTCGGCTTACCTCGGCTCCGCTCGGCACAAGTCGCTCAGTACAAGTTTGTAATTCGTAATTGATTAACGAGATGTCAATTATGAATTTTTAAAAGTACTACAGCAATTCTGAACCATTTGTGAAAAACAAGATCCCCGACTTTTCAAAAAAGTCGAGGATCTGCGGGTTGCAATTCTTGTCAACCCCGTGCTAGTTCAACAGTTAGGAAATCTCATCGCTATCAACCCACTCATCATAAGATGAGTCATAACCAACGTAGTGAAGAAAGTATTGCTGACCTTGGATTTGCTGAATTGTTGCGGAATACCAAGCCTCTTGGTCATCATCCCAACATTTTACCTTTTGACCTACTGCATATCCATTTTCATCAGTGGAGCGAAGATCGCGAGTCCGAATGTCATCTTCGCCTACCCACTCGTCATAAGATGAACCATAACCAAGGTAATGAACAAAGAACTGGTCATCTTGGATTTTCTCAATAGTTCCTTGATACCAATCCTCTTCATCATTATCCCAGACTTCTACTGTTTTGCTGACTTCATACTGAGTCTTATCTGATTTATCTGATTTAACGGCAGATGAGACATCTTGAATCGGCTTTTGTTCCTCTTGTTTGATTTCCTCTTTTACTAGAGCATAAGCTTGCAAAATCAAACTGCGAGTGACAGTTTGAATTCCTGTATGCTCGTAGTAATTGGTAGTTTGATCTAGGAATGCTGCAACTAAATCTAAATTATCATCAGCAATCTGAATAAAATTACCCAAATTACTAGAAATTGATTGCGGGGTTATGCCTGTCCTAGATACTAAATTATTCATCCAGCCTTGCACGGAGTTGAAACCCTGACTGATAAAACCAACTTTATCAGAAGGATTGCTGCCTGGAAGAAAGTTATTAACGGCTAAGAAAACCGGATTTTGAGTTATTGCATTAGCATCAGTACCACTAATAACTCCGTGAATTTTGCTGAGAAAGTCAGGGCCTAAGGGCAGAATTCCATCTAGACAAACCAAAGCTACCATACGCATTAGAGATGCATTTTGATAGTTGTTAGTCAGGGAATTAGCAAACTCTTGGGGATTAGGTTGAGGAATGCCATTTAGTTTGCAAAAGGCGATGATTTCGACAGCAATTTTTAATACTAAGTCAATGGATTGAGTGACATCGGCTTTGGGAGTAATGTTGCCTAAAAAAGAAAGAAAGCCGATTTTTTCACTAACTTTATTCGCTAAAGCCGCCGCTGCCATCGCTGTGTCTGCTTTATCAATTGTTTGATAAAGTTTGATGGCAAACTGGTAGCCTTTTTGAGGATCTTGGTATAAAGTAACAGCGCGATCGCGGATTTTTTGAATTACCTTAGCATCGGTAACTCCTGTAATGGCGCGGATATTATTGTCAAACCCCGTTAAATTGCTCCATTCACCTGGTGCTACATAATCAAGAGCCTTTAACACTTTGACAGTAATATTGTCAGTCGGTAACTCGTCAACCAACTGAATAATTGATTTATCCATCAGCCGATCCTCAAAACTCCAGATATCGTTACAACACGGTTCGGAGCAGCCCATATCTAGCGCTGGGCAATTGCTGAACCGTATTTATAGAGTTCCCCAACCTGACCAAAAAATAACGATGTTAGTAACAGACGCTACATCTAAATATATTGCAAAGGCGATCGCATCCCAAACGCAAAGCTGAATCAACTGCTTGAGTCTGCGAGGGATGCGCTCGCTTTCCAGACAAAACCCAGATGCATTGACAAACCTAGACGCAGACAGCAATTTTGAATCCAAAATGGTATTATTTTGGCAAAACCACGTTTTGACGCACAGCACGCTTGCGTAGGCGTAGCCCGCACTTCGGCTGCGCTCAGTGACCATCGTAGACATCGCTTTTTCGAGTACCTCCAGCCATCTGATACTCATGGCTATTGTTGCCATATTTATAAGCAGTACCACGCAAAATTTTCTCAGAATAGTCTGCTAAATCCTGTTCATTTTCAACGAGCTGGGTTAGTAAGACATCAATAGTAGAGAGAGTGGTATTGTATGCTTCTAGAGATTTTCGGAGACTTTCGATTTTTTCAGTATAATCTTTGACTGTTAAGCTCTCTCCGACATCGAGAGTTGGACTAATAGATTTAATGCTTGCTAAGCGAAAGTTGCTACAGCTTGCGCGAAACGCGGAAACGTTAAAGCAGAAGTTGCTGCAAGCAAAGTGGAAGTTGTTACAAGATTCAGTCGCTCCCTTCGACTTCGCTCAGGGAGCTTTCGACTTCGCTCAGGGAGCGGGAGCGTTTTTGTGGTCGAAGCTAGTCAGCCTACTGTAATGAGTTTCATTTTGACATTCGGCTAACTTATGCAACAAATTTGTATCCCCTGAAATTAAAGCTTGCTTCTTTTTTCGATTCCAACCTTGGACTTGTTTCTCACGCTCAAAAGCATCCACCACAGACTGATAATACTCGCAGAAAACCAGCTTTACAGGCAACCGTTTTGCCGTGTGGTTTGCGCCCTTACCTTGTTGATGTTGCCACAGCCGCCGCTCAAGATCCGTTGTACTACCCGTGTAGTAACTACCATCAGCACATTCAAGAATGTACATATAAGCCATAAATTGATTTGCGCGATCGCTTTCTATTAGAAAAAGCGTTCCCTGAGCGAAGTTGAAGGGAACACTTCGCTCAGGGAACACTCCTTCTGAATTTTCATCATCCTTGTAAAACTTGAACAGGAGTGAACTTTAAATCAGCAAATACCAGTGAAGCGATCGCTCCGAAATACCGAAAGTGCGATCGCCTGTTTTAATCAGTACAATTGCAGTAGCAGTAATTGATTTCCTTAAGCAAAACGTTCTCTCAACAAGACGTTCCCTGAGCGGAGTCGTTCGCGTAGCGTCCCGCAGGGAAGGGAACATTCTAATTGCTCTTAGTACCAATGCCATCGCAGAGGTGCTTGTCGCTCACATTGGGATTTGATTGTAAATAACCACGTAGCCTAGCGCAACTGTAGACAATTAAATCATCTAGGTTATTTGGGTACACCTTCCAGAGTTTGACGCTATTGTCCCAACTAGCAGAAGCGATGGTCTTGCCATCTGGGCTAAATGCTACACTATGGACTGATGACTTATGCCCGTTGAAAGTGGTGATTTCTTTACCTGTAGCCGTGTCCCAGAGTTTCACGGTGTTGTCAGAACTACCGGAAGCGATGGTCTTGCCATCCGGGTTAAATGCTATGCTACTGACCACTTCGCTATGCCCCGTGAGGGTATTGATTTCTTTACCTGTAACCGCATCCCAGAGTTTGACGTTGTTGTCAGCACTACCAGAGGCGATGGTCTGGCCATCGGGGCTAAATGCTATGCTATGAACTGAGCCACTATGCCCATTGAAAGTAGTGATTTCTTTACCTGTAGCCGCATTCCAAAGTTTGACGCTTCCGTCAAGACTAGCAGAAGCGATGATTTTGCCATCAGGGCTAAATGCTACACTATAGACAGATTTGCTATGCCCCTTGGGGGTGGAGATGGGTTTACCTGTAGATGCGTCCCAGAGTTTCATTGTTTTGTCCTCACTAGCGGAAGCAATGGTCTTGCCATTAGGGCTAAATGCTACACTATAGACCGATTTGCTATGCTCCTTGAGGGTGGAGATGGGTTTACCTGTAGCCGCATCCCAGAGTTTGATGCTGTTGTCCCAACTAGCAGAAGCAATAGTCTTGCCATCCGGGCTAAATGCTACCTCATTGACCCTATCACTATGCCCCTTGAGGGTGGTGATTTCTTTACCTGTAGCTGCATCCAAGAGTTTCACTGTTGTGTCAAGATTACCAGAAGCGATGGTCTTGCCATCCGGGCTAAATGCTACGCTCAAGACCGCAGCCGAGACCGCAGCGTTATCCCCCTTGAGGGTGGAGAGTTCTTTACCTGTAGTCGCATCCCAGAGTTTGGTGGTATTGTCCGCACTAGCAGAAGCGATCATCTTGCCATCGGGGCTAAATGCTACCTCAGTGACCGCAACGCTATGTCCCTTGAGGGTGGAGATGGCGTTACCTGTAGCCGCATCCCAGAGTTTCATCGTTTTGTCAGAACCACCAGAAGCGATGATCTTGCCATCCGGGCTAAATGCTAAACTATAGACCGATTGGCCTTCATAGATGGTAGAGATGGTTTTACCTGTAGCCGTGTTCCAGAGTGTGATGATTCTGCCAAAACCACCAGAAGCGATGATCTTGCCATCCGGGCTAAATGCTACCTCAGTGACCGCAGCGTTATCGTTCTTGAGGGTGGAGATGGCTTTACCTGTAGCCGCATCCCAGAGTGTGACACCCTTGGTCCAATTACCAGAAGCAATGAGTTTGCCATCCGGGCTAAATGCTACGCTATTGACCTCAACGTTATCCTCCTTGAGGGTGGAAATGGGTTTGCCTGTAGCCGCATCCCAGAGTTTCATTGTTTTGTCCTTACTAGCAGAAGCAATGGTCTTGCCATCCGGGCTAAATGCTACACTATAGACCAATTCGCTATGCCCCTTGAGGGTGGAAATGGGTTTACCTGTAGCCACATCCCAGAGTTTAAGGCTCTTATCAGCACTAGCAGAAGCAATGGTCTTGCCATTGGGGCTAAATGCTACGCTACTGACCCTATCACTATGCCCCTTGAGGGTGGTGATTTCTTTACTTGTAGCTGCATCCAAGAGTTTCACTGTTGTGTCATTACCAGAAGCGATGGTCTTGCCATCCGGGCTAAATGCTACGCTATGACCTTCCAAACGGTTTCGCTCCTGCACATTGTAAATTGCTCGTTGGAGTGCTATTAAAACTTGCTGATTAACCGTTTCCTTTAGATTAGCAGCCTTAAGTGGTCTACCTGAAAGTTGTCTCCCTGACTGTAGAGCTGCAACCGCAGCCTCAAGTTGCCTATCCAACAATAGGGAAGCTTCAGAACTTTGCGCCAGAGCAATGATACTTTGTTGTGTTGCTTCCCTGGCTTTGTTTTGGGCATCATACCATTGATAACCCGCAAAGATAGCTACTCCAGCTAACCCCATACTAAACAAAGTAACAATTCGATTTTGCCGCTTTGCTGCTGCTAACTTTTCTTGTTGGCGTTCTTTCTCTTCTCGCTCAAGGCGATTTCTTAATTCTTGACTCTCCTGAATGTATTTCTCCGCTACCCCATTCAGCATTTGCCAATCACCAAATCTAGTTAAATATGCCTCTGCTACTGCTAATCTGTCATCTTTTCTGAGAAACCCTGGCTTTTTCTCATTCCTCTCCCATTCTTGGGCTTCCGCTTCAATCTGTCGCTCAAGGGCTATTCCCAACTTATATTCCTCTTTCCACTCCCGCAACATTTGCCAATGGCGGATTAAGGCTTCGTGGACAACATCTAAAATTACATCCTGGGAATCCGGCTCATCTCTCTTCGTAATTAATCGTGCATCTTTATCGGCTAACTTCTCACTCACCTGTTGCAAAAGTTCCAAGGAATGATGAGAATTAACCAACTCGCGTAAACGCACGCGCCGCCTAACATCTGTGGTTTCTCCCATTTGCGTTAATTCTAGAAAAATCCGCCGCGCCACAATTTTTTCTGTTGCTGAAAGACTTTCGTAAACTGCATCGGCGCGTTTTTGTAGCGTTCCTTCCACCCCGCCTAAATCCTCATAAATTTTCAGGCTGAGAACCTCATCGCCTTGATTTCTCGACTCACGCCACAATTCTGTCAAGGTATATTGCAGCAAAGGCAAACTTCCGGGGTAATCTTCAACATCATTAATTAGTTGCTGTTTTAACCTTCCTTCAATCCCTAAACCTACCCAATCAGCCGGTTTAGTAATGGCTTCTTCAATTTCCTCACGGGTTAAGTGTTCGACGTTGATGTAAGGTTTATTAATTCTGCCCGCAAATTTGGGATATTCTCGCCATCTCCCCCGAAAATCCGATCGCATCCCAATGAAAATATAGAGGTTATCTCAATACCTCTGCCAATTTACGAGGGTTCAACGCCAGTGGAAACGGGATGAATACGTCCTAAAGAAGTAAGCTTGGCAAAAATCTGGGTTAATAAAATAGGCTCAGGGATTTCGGGAAGCATTTTTAACATTTCACGAACATATCGAAAACCACGATGGTAAGCCTTAAGGTCAATAATGCCAGAACCGGGATTGAGTTGCTGGAAATCAGCGAGAAGATGGTGGGATAAATTGACCATAAAAAATGCTAAATTAGAAGCATTAGTCACGGCAGTTTGGCTCAGGTTCATAAAATCTTCCAATCCCCAAAACTGCTTGGCATCCCTAAAATTAAACTCGATTTGGAAACGGAGTTTGTAATAGTCGATAATTTTTTCAAATGACAGAGTTAGGTCGCTAGAAAAAATAATTACATGGCTGCAAGCATTAGTTTTAAGATTGGTTTTGACCAAAATCACTACATTGAGAGCTTGGGCAAATTCTTTGTGAATAAGAGTGGCTTGATAAATATCAGTTTGAATATCATCCTCAATAGCACTTTTACATAAGTATTTGTCAGGTATATTACGATAGTCTAGCTTATCACCGTATTTACGACGAGAGCGCTTACTGGAGTCAGGATTTTCATAAGGGAAGTATAATGCTGAATCATGGCGCAATTTGGAAATTATCTGCAAGTTGACAAGACGTGCCATCTGCAAAGCATTGTTGTTACCAAAATGACCATCTACTACCAAGTAGGTGAGGGAAATAGAGTTAGCTAATAACTTGAATAGTGAACCAATCATTTTCTGAATTAGTATTAATTCAGATGTTAATATCACTTCCTTTTTATTTTTGTTTTTACTTCCTTTTGGTCGTCCACGCCCACGCTTTTCTTTTTTGTTTGGTTTTTCGATTGTCGAGGTACTTTTTGTTTGAGTATCTTTCTTTATTACCTGTTCTATCTGAATCGGAAACGAGTGCCTCTGTTCAACACTCACTAATGATAATACAAAGAAAGATAATCCTGATATCGGTTTATTGGCTAGGCTAGAAAAGAATCTATCTAATCCATAAGTCTTTTTACCCGATTTACTGACTACAACTTCATCTCCTGCAAGCAAATATACCTCATTCGCACGGAACAAATGCTTGCGGAAAAATAGCCAAAACAATGTAGCCCAAGGTATTACTGTATGAAAAAACCGCAACATCGTCCGATAACTACCACCAATGCCTGCCCAACGGGAAATTCCCAACATCGTGACTCGTCCGCTCATCGCTAACATAGCCAGGATTATCTGGTTCAATTGCCGCATCGTCGTAGCGTTTATCTGCGGTAGCAAGCATTGTAGCAGTGATAAGATATCGGACATGGGCTGATTGTAGTTTTTGAGTTGTCGTTGTGAGAGACAATAACTCTACTACATCGGCCCTCTCTCCTCATCCTCTTATTTTGGCTAAGGTATTGTATCTGTACAGTCAATTAATTCCCGCAAACAGTCAAAGAATTCTTGGCGCTGGCTGTCATCGCACATAGTAAAGCATTCTTCAAACTGGTCGATAATCAAAATGACTGGTGTGTTTAATGCTTTTAACTCCTCGCCGATGACATGGGCAAGATTTTCCATTGTCCCGCCTAACTTTTTAGATCCCCCTAAATCCCCCTTCAAAAGGGGGACTTTAAGAGATTCTTCGCCCCCCTTTTTTAAGGGGGGTTGGGGGGATCTAAGCAAAGAAAGTGCAAAAGCCTCCTGTAAACTGTTAACAGGAGATTCTTTAGGCGTAAACGGAGTAATATAAGTCCAGCGATCGCTTCCTGGAATTTCTTGTCCTAGCTTCAGCTGGTAAAGTAACCCAGCCCGTAACATAGATGATTTTCCACTACCGGAAGCACCTAATACAGCAATGAGGCGATGCTTATCTCTTACCTGTTTAATCAACTGCCCAGTTAACGCACTCCGCCCATAAAAAACCTCAGCATCTTCCTTTGTCTCGGTAAAATACGACAGAGAACGATAAGGACACTTATCCTGAAAGCTTTTTTGCGAAAACTTAGTTGTCAACAAAATTGCGCGTGGAGAATTGGCAATTAACGGACGCTGGACTGTATTCGGCATTCGGCTGATAATGAAATCTGCCAATTTGTGGCTATTAATGATCCCATCTGCGTCATTTTCCGGGTTCAATCCTGCAAGTAAAG
This portion of the Nostoc sp. GT001 genome encodes:
- a CDS encoding MFS transporter; translated protein: MTDYQRTLPPLWIGSAIAFYAFIAIGIAEAGLGVLLPSILSTYNLTPATVTLLFLSQISGYILAAVTSSLVSSRLGLARMLLIAAGALTMALIIYAISPSWFLMVAAGSALGLGIGLIDAGINTYIVQDSRSANLIGLLHAFYGIGALSGSAIATTLLAVGMNWRQVYGVLAGIVSLLIVSVLGVIIFNYTPMTVRVLPSKTTALENLGRALQTPIVLLTGLLLLVYVGTEACIGNWAYTVQSVARHTPTLIAGYSVSAYWVGLTLGRFILGYFLQRLGAVRTISMSLSLVIIGLLAWWQLPDQWISLPLIGFGLAAIFPATIWLIPQRLPDPHVPAAVSIATSAASLGAAIIPTGAGWVANWTSLEIIPMLMLPLALLMVGLHCWLVQHSVKGK
- a CDS encoding carbamoylphosphate synthase large subunit, which gives rise to MNSQYNFQYFQGSSLSDLFAQDITDASYGFILNYPATASWAAYPNLEKYFIQDGSSEATKTSFDKICQKEPWKILAVLGDRIPGIAINPPPKSLLAYWQEHFGFSYSNRLIMDRLTYLDDLSHSERFDKLITLFPFDRLKKEKHAIDSDTHYRLLSKVTLAELGVQCPKYESYDLRTCSLEDIHLPQFPYLIKTSHGLSGEGTYIIKSLGDLNYCFEEIRKYLNIKLLDRIIVSEFVKNEIQNYCVQFYINKTGEITLIGTTSQLVTPEGNYLGGLIDYRNTDMSKFFEMIAAIGEYAYKQGYFGVIGFDVLEDRDGLFYAIDANFRVNGSTPLCLQRHTLLGLGKEVAKYSSSYRMEGTLDSILVTLKPELDRKDLIVLSALERVKYGKIYTEIYAIVTGETIQEMQQIEHKLQNKGLQWLP
- a CDS encoding DOMON-like domain-containing protein, whose amino-acid sequence is MNKQTFSLQPFFSTELFSNLKITGNISRNANQLAIDYNLGGDLKEIAIYPPSNAPSRKHELWEDTCFEFFLGIKDSARYWEFNLSPAGHWNVYRFDGYRQGMQEETAFEKLPFSVQNHADSLELALNVDLNKIVSAEQEIEVAITTVIKHRDGEVTYWALTHRGAEADFHLRDSFIVDL
- a CDS encoding aminoglycoside phosphotransferase family protein, coding for MIEEFNTHGAENLVAIANQFAQLGKVTGVKAFGSGNINDTFLATLDSSKEQHFVLQRINTQVFRQPQLIMQNMRTLTEHVQKRLQDTPLNRRWEVPRVLLTKNAQDHWKDADGSFWRAISFIEGSQSFDSMRDRSHAKEIGYALGMFHNLISDLPAEKLADTLEGFHITPFYLQHYEEVLPKTSVRQSSEVNYCLQFVSDRQTFAHILENAKAEGKLPLRLMHGDPKINNVMFDIVTQQAVSVIDLDTVKPGLVHYDIGDCLRSGCNPAGEETENWESIYFDTDLCQEILQGYLAVAKAFLTENDYAYIYDAIRLITFELGLRFFADYLAGNVYFKVKHPEHNLARAIVQFKLTESIESQETQIRKIIQDMK
- a CDS encoding Tudor-knot domain-containing protein; translation: MDKSIIQLVDELPTDNITVKVLKALDYVAPGEWSNLTGFDNNIRAITGVTDAKVIQKIRDRAVTLYQDPQKGYQFAIKLYQTIDKADTAMAAAALANKVSEKIGFLSFLGNITPKADVTQSIDLVLKIAVEIIAFCKLNGIPQPNPQEFANSLTNNYQNASLMRMVALVCLDGILPLGPDFLSKIHGVISGTDANAITQNPVFLAVNNFLPGSNPSDKVGFISQGFNSVQGWMNNLVSRTGITPQSISSNLGNFIQIADDNLDLVAAFLDQTTNYYEHTGIQTVTRSLILQAYALVKEEIKQEEQKPIQDVSSAVKSDKSDKTQYEVSKTVEVWDNDEEDWYQGTIEKIQDDQFFVHYLGYGSSYDEWVGEDDIRTRDLRSTDENGYAVGQKVKCWDDDQEAWYSATIQQIQGQQYFLHYVGYDSSYDEWVDSDEIS
- a CDS encoding GIY-YIG nuclease family protein, translated to MFPERSVPFNFAQGTLFLIESDRANQFMAYMYILECADGSYYTGSTTDLERRLWQHQQGKGANHTAKRLPVKLVFCEYYQSVVDAFEREKQVQGWNRKKKQALISGDTNLLHKLAECQNETHYSRLTSFDHKNAPAP
- a CDS encoding transposase, encoding MSDILSLLQCLLPQINATTMRQLNQIILAMLAMSGRVTMLGISRWAGIGGSYRTMLRFFHTVIPWATLFWLFFRKHLFRANEVYLLAGDEVVVSKSGKKTYGLDRFFSSLANKPISGLSFFVLSLVSVEQRHSFPIQIEQVIKKDTQTKSTSTIEKPNKKEKRGRGRPKGSKNKNKKEVILTSELILIQKMIGSLFKLLANSISLTYLVVDGHFGNNNALQMARLVNLQIISKLRHDSALYFPYENPDSSKRSRRKYGDKLDYRNIPDKYLCKSAIEDDIQTDIYQATLIHKEFAQALNVVILVKTNLKTNACSHVIIFSSDLTLSFEKIIDYYKLRFQIEFNFRDAKQFWGLEDFMNLSQTAVTNASNLAFFMVNLSHHLLADFQQLNPGSGIIDLKAYHRGFRYVREMLKMLPEIPEPILLTQIFAKLTSLGRIHPVSTGVEPS